In the genome of Gallus gallus isolate bGalGal1 chromosome 21, bGalGal1.mat.broiler.GRCg7b, whole genome shotgun sequence, one region contains:
- the RNF186 gene encoding E3 ubiquitin-protein ligase RNF186 has translation MHTTGIKEHIKGDRNLGNPSAKGRQTALRFISMEKSTDKLSSENEWTASGVPQAEKVSPAPTAGAAGMSGAGPHAEIAPDVERLAFTEGHSKELESSPGTELDSPDALKAAFSEGDGLNAASLAMVTNPSSPEVRSSERNDQTSPTSSLADMDCLVCFNKYNIYRVPKLLGCQHAFCAVCLKLILRKEENTWVISCPLCRKNTFVSGGLIRTLPNKEEIMDLLEHPDSCPEVHVSGIGLDSSSWAQSSQDVLNRDQTIPADNRLAVQRLVLLLLLLVILTILILPFIYSGMIKWVICIMLTLGLVMSMVLCCTPKFYWSCNGSSLRSCHKETHIAAIA, from the coding sequence ATGCATACAACGGGAATAAAGGAACACATAAAAGGAGACAGAAACTTGGGAAATCCTTCGGCTAAGGGAAGACAAACTGCACTGAGGTTTATCTCCATGGAGAAATCCACGGACAAGCTAAGCAGTGAGAACGAATGGACAGCTTCTGGAGTACCGCAGGCTGAGAAGGTTAGTCCTGCTCCcactgcaggggctgcaggaatGAGCGGAGCAGGACCCCACGCAGAAATTGCTCCTGATGTGGAGAGATTGGCATTCACTGAGGGACATTCCAAAGAACTGGAGAGCTCTCCAGGCACGGAGCTGGACAGTCCTGATGCCTTGAAAGCAGCGTTTTCAGAAGGAGACGGTCTGAATGCAGCATCTCTCGCTATGGTAACAAACCCAAGCTCTCCTGAGGTACGCAGTTCTGAAAGGAATGACCAGACTTCACCCACATCATCTCTTGCAGACATGGACTGCCTGGTCTGCTTCAACAAGTACAACATTTACCGGGTCCCAAAGCTCCTGGGCTGTCAGCATGCTTTCTGTGCGGTCTGCCTCAAGCTTATCCTCAGGAAAGAAGAGAACACCTGGGTAATCAGCTGCCCCCTGTgcagaaaaaacacatttgtgtCAGGAGGACTTATCCGCACGCTCCCAAATAAAGAGGAGATCATGGACCTCTTGGAACACCCCGACTCATGTCCCGAGGTACACGTCTCTGGCATAGGGCTGGATAGCAGCAGCTGGGCTCAGAGCAGCCAGGACGTTTTAAACAGAGACCAAACGATTCCAGCAGACAACAGACTGGCTGTGCAGAGACttgtgctgctcttgctgctttTGGTGATTCTTACCATCCTCATCCTCCCGTTCATATACTCTGGGATGATAAAATGGGTCATTTGTATCATGCTGACTTTGGGGTTGGTCATGTCTATGGTGCTTTGCTGCACTCCTAAATTTTATTGGAGCTGTAATGGAAGCTCACTCAGGTCCTGCCACAAGGAGACCCACATTGCTGCTATTGCCTGA